In Acidimicrobiales bacterium, the following are encoded in one genomic region:
- a CDS encoding VOC family protein codes for MEPSPAVVNHVGLCTADLERSRAFYVAVFGFEVERELTVPDQAAAELLAVVPPVGLTAVYLRRGELVLELLSFDRPGNPPWARRVMNEPGLTHLSFSVDDLAAAAASVVVHGGEVVYESLHAYMVRDPDGQLLELLPMSYRDRLPS; via the coding sequence ATCGAGCCGTCACCTGCCGTCGTCAACCATGTCGGGCTGTGCACCGCCGACCTCGAGCGCTCCCGCGCGTTCTACGTCGCGGTGTTCGGCTTCGAGGTCGAGCGTGAGCTGACCGTCCCCGACCAGGCGGCCGCAGAGCTGCTGGCGGTCGTACCACCGGTGGGCTTGACCGCCGTGTACCTGCGCCGGGGCGAGCTCGTGCTGGAGCTGTTGTCGTTCGACCGGCCCGGCAACCCGCCGTGGGCCAGACGGGTCATGAACGAGCCCGGCCTCACCCACTTGTCGTTCTCGGTCGACGACCTGGCTGCCGCCGCGGCGTCGGTCGTCGTCCACGGCGGCGAAGTCGTGTACGAGTCGCTGCACGCGTACATGGTGCGCGATCCCGACGGCCAGCTCCTCGAGCTCCTCCCCATGTCCTACCGGGACCGGCTCCCCTCCTGA
- a CDS encoding MFS transporter, whose protein sequence is MHQDAAQPADRYKWTALSNTTLGIFMAALDSSIVLISLPAIFRGIHLDPLQPSNIGYLLWMLMGYLVVTAVLVVTFGRLGDIYGRVRMYNAGFLIFSVASLALSLCPWTGGGGAMWLIVFRIVQGVGGALLMANSTAILTDAFPVAERGMAMGINVVAGISGSFVGLIVGGLLADVDWRAVFWINVPIGLFGTVWAYLKLREVGTTTEAKVDWWGNLTFGVGLVMILIGLTYGLMPHGGGDMGWTGPWVLFELIGGAAVLLVFCYIETRVAQPMFHLKLFRIRAFAMGNAASLLSSIGRGGLQFMLIIWLQGIWLPLHGYNFVDTPLWAGIYMLPLTAGFLVSGPASGWLSDRYGARPFATGGMFLAAASFGLLMLLPTDFTFWVFALLLLLNGTGMGLFAAPNTTGIMNSVPANQRGAASGMRATFQNTGMVLSIGVFFSLMIVGMAASLPGAIRAGFEAHNVPAVPTAVISGEPPVGSLFAAFLGYNPVESMLEQVPATKPVAGQAAPPTAYEWMHQHHPKDLAVLTGKKFFPKLIGKPFLNGLRIAFTASLIMCLIAAWASWMRGAKYVHSEDEESTGEALAESLPDEWVPA, encoded by the coding sequence GTGCACCAAGACGCAGCCCAGCCAGCCGACCGCTACAAGTGGACGGCGCTGTCGAACACCACCCTCGGGATCTTCATGGCCGCGCTCGACAGCTCGATCGTGTTGATCTCGCTGCCGGCGATCTTCCGTGGCATCCACCTCGATCCTCTGCAGCCCTCGAACATCGGCTACCTGCTGTGGATGCTGATGGGTTACCTGGTGGTCACGGCCGTGTTGGTGGTGACGTTCGGGCGCCTCGGCGACATCTACGGCCGGGTCCGCATGTACAACGCGGGGTTCTTGATCTTCTCGGTGGCCTCGCTCGCGCTGTCGTTGTGCCCGTGGACCGGCGGCGGTGGCGCCATGTGGCTGATCGTCTTTCGGATCGTGCAAGGCGTCGGCGGTGCGTTGTTGATGGCCAACTCGACGGCGATCCTCACCGACGCCTTCCCGGTGGCGGAGCGCGGCATGGCCATGGGCATCAACGTGGTGGCCGGCATCTCCGGGTCGTTCGTGGGTCTGATCGTCGGCGGCTTGCTCGCCGACGTCGACTGGCGAGCCGTGTTCTGGATCAACGTGCCGATCGGTCTGTTCGGCACCGTGTGGGCGTACCTCAAGCTCCGCGAGGTCGGCACCACGACCGAGGCCAAAGTCGACTGGTGGGGCAACCTCACGTTCGGCGTCGGGCTCGTGATGATCCTGATCGGCCTCACGTACGGGTTGATGCCCCACGGTGGCGGCGACATGGGCTGGACCGGCCCGTGGGTCCTGTTCGAGCTGATCGGTGGCGCCGCCGTGCTCTTGGTGTTCTGCTACATCGAGACCCGCGTCGCGCAACCGATGTTCCACTTGAAGCTGTTCCGGATCCGCGCGTTCGCGATGGGCAACGCCGCCAGCCTGCTGTCGTCGATCGGCCGCGGCGGCCTGCAGTTCATGTTGATCATCTGGCTGCAGGGGATCTGGCTCCCGCTGCACGGCTACAACTTCGTCGACACGCCACTGTGGGCCGGCATCTACATGCTGCCCCTGACGGCTGGCTTCCTCGTGTCCGGCCCGGCGTCGGGCTGGTTGTCGGACCGCTACGGCGCGCGGCCGTTCGCAACCGGCGGCATGTTCCTCGCGGCGGCGAGCTTCGGGCTGCTGATGTTGCTCCCCACCGACTTCACGTTCTGGGTGTTCGCCCTGTTGTTGTTGCTCAACGGCACCGGCATGGGCCTGTTCGCCGCACCCAACACCACCGGCATCATGAACAGCGTGCCCGCGAACCAGCGCGGCGCCGCCTCCGGCATGCGCGCCACCTTCCAGAACACCGGGATGGTGCTGTCGATCGGCGTGTTCTTCTCCCTGATGATCGTGGGCATGGCGGCGTCGCTGCCCGGCGCGATCCGTGCGGGCTTCGAAGCCCACAACGTCCCGGCCGTGCCCACCGCGGTCATCAGCGGCGAACCACCTGTCGGATCGCTGTTCGCTGCGTTCCTCGGCTACAACCCGGTGGAATCCATGCTCGAGCAGGTGCCGGCCACCAAGCCTGTGGCCGGGCAGGCTGCGCCGCCCACCGCGTACGAGTGGATGCACCAGCACCACCCGAAGGACCTCGCCGTGCTCACCGGCAAGAAGTTCTTCCCGAAGCTGATCGGCAAGCCGTTCCTGAACGGTCTGCGCATCGCGTTCACCGCGTCGCTGATCATGTGCCTGATCGCCGCATGGGCGTCGTGGATGCGCGGCGCGAAGTACGTGCACTCGGAGGACGAGGAGTCCACCGGGGAGGCCCTCGCCGAGTCGTTGCCCGACGAGTGGGTGCCCGCGTGA
- a CDS encoding RHS repeat-associated core domain-containing protein, whose product MTGISPRTAPQAGHRASFGSRRDPERDSRRPRWRRAATRLGRTRSRPTAATARAGNIMDADFGTLRPPGMAAGGDFSVRWTGDIQIPTTGTYGFGTPIAGSNTGWAEVYIDDRGVSAGQVTSGPKGTIALTAGRHRMTVMFHTTKSGSTTQPAGVYVRYTPPGVTGLYAPTGMLVPRYNLATSSSVDDSTAGSPPGSTRTSYQNPSNLLATSQAVDPTGLDLVSGSDFGARGDGNFYRLKSSTMPSGEATTYGYYGASETVAATGCGGTTAWPQRGGLDTTTNPDGRVERQIRDDHGRQIASRTDGDAGWVCTSYDDRGRPTSVTYPDRTVTSDYAVAGDPLVTSVSDPAGTITTRVDLLGRTVSYTDAKNQTSTTTYDQAGRVTATAGPQGPVAFTYDAGGRETSQSWDGAVVAQVTYDAHFDLASVAYPTGAGNGGNGTTLTVGRDADGRTDSLTATGPGGVITSDQVASASGSGYSQSGRVVAERVDATSGAATSTFAYDTAGRLTDASVTTGSGGGSSTLHYVYGTTPGCGAGAMADPGADSNRSSVTIDGATTDYCYGPGDRLASTSGATPVGTVGYDGHGNTTTLGGDTYNWDDADRHTSTTAGATTVTYQRDATDRVVDRTAAGTTVAYSYATGGDSPVAVLDNTGAVTARMVGLPGGVTVTRQASGDTWSYPNIHGDVTATTNNTGTKVGATLRYDPFGNPLTGVADDLPGDYDYAWLGTKTRPVEHQGGLRPTIEMGARPYDPQLGRFLTVDPIPGGSANNYDYTNQNPVNGTDLTGMYMPCGATGTANCNHGHQGAIAGVARQNARLRREGIEKYVGHQGAPSLRVAAISAYTSPHAGLLSTSRTVGKAAWDMVKVGASTIRPLANLIIEAHEMAIACQTGGAAGAYVGLYTALYTGPEAPVIGGGVGCIAGAGYVVIIHRTR is encoded by the coding sequence TTGACAGGGATCTCTCCGCGAACCGCACCGCAAGCCGGCCATCGCGCTTCATTCGGCAGCCGGCGAGACCCTGAGCGCGATTCCCGGCGGCCTCGATGGCGTAGAGCGGCGACTCGCCTCGGGCGCACCAGGTCGAGGCCCACCGCAGCCACCGCAAGAGCGGGCAACATCATGGACGCCGACTTCGGGACGCTGCGCCCGCCGGGCATGGCCGCGGGCGGCGACTTCTCGGTGCGCTGGACCGGCGACATCCAGATCCCGACGACCGGCACCTACGGGTTCGGCACCCCGATCGCAGGGTCGAACACCGGCTGGGCCGAGGTGTACATCGACGACCGCGGCGTCTCCGCCGGCCAGGTCACGTCCGGCCCCAAGGGCACGATTGCGTTGACAGCCGGCCGCCACCGCATGACCGTCATGTTCCACACCACCAAGTCCGGGTCCACCACCCAACCCGCCGGCGTGTACGTGCGTTACACGCCGCCGGGCGTGACGGGCCTGTACGCGCCGACCGGCATGCTGGTGCCCCGCTACAACCTGGCGACCTCGTCGAGCGTGGATGACTCGACGGCGGGTTCGCCGCCCGGGTCGACCCGGACGTCATACCAGAATCCGTCGAACCTGTTGGCTACCAGCCAGGCCGTCGACCCCACCGGGTTGGACCTGGTGTCGGGCAGCGACTTCGGGGCGCGTGGCGACGGGAACTTCTACCGGTTGAAGTCGTCGACCATGCCGAGCGGTGAGGCCACGACCTACGGCTATTACGGCGCGTCCGAGACTGTGGCGGCGACGGGTTGTGGGGGCACGACGGCATGGCCGCAGCGTGGCGGCCTCGACACGACCACCAACCCCGACGGCCGGGTGGAACGCCAGATCCGCGACGACCACGGCCGGCAGATCGCGTCACGGACCGACGGCGACGCGGGATGGGTGTGCACCAGCTACGACGACCGCGGCCGACCGACGTCGGTGACCTACCCGGACCGCACCGTCACGTCTGACTACGCGGTGGCCGGCGACCCGTTGGTGACATCAGTGAGCGACCCGGCCGGCACGATCACCACCCGTGTCGACCTGTTGGGCCGCACCGTGTCCTACACCGACGCGAAGAACCAGACGTCGACCACAACCTATGACCAGGCCGGCCGGGTCACCGCGACCGCGGGACCCCAAGGCCCGGTCGCGTTCACCTATGACGCCGGCGGCCGGGAGACATCGCAGTCGTGGGACGGCGCCGTGGTCGCCCAGGTGACCTACGACGCGCACTTCGACCTTGCCTCGGTCGCCTACCCCACAGGGGCCGGTAACGGCGGCAACGGCACCACGCTCACGGTCGGGCGCGACGCCGACGGCCGCACCGACTCGTTGACCGCCACAGGCCCAGGCGGGGTCATCACCTCCGATCAGGTCGCGTCCGCGTCGGGATCGGGATACTCCCAGTCAGGCCGAGTGGTGGCCGAACGAGTCGACGCCACCTCGGGCGCGGCGACCTCCACGTTCGCGTATGACACCGCTGGCCGCCTGACCGACGCGTCGGTCACCACGGGTAGTGGTGGGGGGTCTTCTACGCTGCATTACGTGTACGGCACGACCCCGGGGTGTGGCGCAGGCGCGATGGCGGATCCGGGCGCGGACTCCAACCGGTCGTCGGTGACCATCGATGGCGCCACCACCGACTACTGCTACGGGCCCGGTGACCGCCTCGCCTCCACGTCAGGCGCCACGCCGGTCGGGACCGTAGGCTATGACGGGCACGGCAACACCACCACGCTCGGTGGCGACACCTACAACTGGGACGACGCAGACCGCCACACCTCCACCACCGCCGGGGCCACCACCGTCACCTACCAGCGCGACGCCACAGACCGGGTGGTTGACCGCACCGCCGCGGGCACGACGGTCGCCTACAGCTACGCGACCGGTGGTGACAGCCCCGTCGCGGTCCTCGACAACACCGGGGCGGTCACCGCCCGGATGGTCGGGTTGCCGGGCGGCGTGACCGTCACCCGCCAAGCCAGCGGTGACACGTGGAGCTACCCGAACATCCACGGCGACGTCACCGCCACCACCAACAACACCGGCACCAAGGTGGGCGCGACGCTGCGGTATGACCCGTTCGGCAACCCCCTCACCGGCGTCGCCGACGATCTCCCCGGCGACTACGACTACGCCTGGCTCGGCACCAAAACCCGCCCCGTCGAACACCAAGGGGGGCTACGACCCACCATCGAGATGGGCGCCCGACCGTATGACCCGCAACTCGGCAGATTCCTCACCGTCGACCCCATCCCCGGCGGCTCCGCCAACAACTACGACTACACCAACCAAAACCCAGTCAACGGAACCGACCTGACCGGCATGTACATGCCATGCGGCGCCACCGGCACCGCCAACTGCAACCACGGCCACCAAGGCGCCATCGCCGGAGTTGCTCGGCAGAACGCTCGACTACGCCGCGAGGGAATTGAGAAGTACGTCGGACATCAGGGCGCGCCGTCGCTCCGTGTCGCCGCGATCAGTGCATACACCAGCCCTCACGCCGGCCTGCTGAGCACATCGCGCACAGTAGGGAAGGCAGCATGGGACATGGTGAAGGTCGGAGCGTCGACTATCAGACCGCTGGCCAATCTCATCATCGAGGCGCACGAAATGGCCATCGCCTGCCAAACAGGCGGCGCAGCGGGTGCATATGTAGGACTATACACTGCACTCTATACGGGCCCAGAGGCACCGGTCATAGGCGGAGGTGTCGGCTGTATCGCTGGCGCCGGTTACGTTGTCATTATCCATCGAACGAGGTAG
- a CDS encoding phospholipase A2, producing MADDLDRLARAHASGDVSRRRVLGLLLGASTTAVLGGTVGERILRSRNGNQALVATTRTAAKGTAPAPVAPLSAASGGDPACTLPNMRRPLNGPGDCPDKRITKQNYTPTFNGCGSAGLAGYLVPDDFDGYSFTPACDEHDRCYGTCNSNKDTCDQNFLRDMNQICDSHFLDYTSGHKDCRDNAYIYYDAVHLIGGGPYDDAQVEACDCCEEFVECVYCFCNDKYYASAVDCTGDCHASLSCFTGICVPADTQDCLQAWR from the coding sequence ATGGCTGACGATCTCGACCGGCTCGCCCGCGCGCACGCGTCGGGCGACGTCAGCCGCCGCCGAGTGCTGGGGCTGCTGCTCGGCGCCTCGACCACGGCCGTGCTCGGCGGCACGGTGGGCGAGCGGATCCTCCGGAGCCGCAACGGCAACCAGGCCCTCGTGGCCACGACCCGAACCGCTGCGAAAGGAACCGCGCCGGCTCCAGTCGCGCCGCTGTCCGCGGCCAGCGGCGGCGACCCTGCCTGCACGTTGCCGAACATGCGTCGGCCCCTGAACGGCCCCGGCGATTGTCCCGACAAGCGGATCACCAAACAGAACTACACCCCGACCTTCAACGGCTGTGGCTCGGCCGGTCTCGCTGGCTACCTGGTCCCCGATGACTTCGACGGCTACTCGTTCACGCCCGCATGTGACGAGCACGACCGTTGCTACGGCACCTGCAACTCGAACAAGGACACCTGCGACCAGAACTTCCTCAGGGACATGAACCAGATCTGTGACAGCCACTTCCTCGACTACACGTCGGGTCACAAGGACTGCCGCGACAACGCGTACATCTACTACGACGCCGTGCACCTGATCGGCGGTGGGCCGTACGACGACGCACAAGTCGAGGCGTGCGACTGTTGCGAAGAGTTCGTCGAGTGCGTCTACTGCTTCTGCAACGACAAGTACTACGCCAGCGCGGTCGACTGCACCGGGGACTGTCACGCCTCGCTGTCGTGCTTCACCGGCATCTGCGTCCCCGCCGACACCCAAGACTGCTTGCAGGCCTGGCGATGA
- a CDS encoding MauE/DoxX family redox-associated membrane protein — translation MDVLVLASAAVVSAVVAVAAAGKLRDPDGLVGALPGLGISDRHGRLIGRSLPVVELALGAALWVPVTRRWAGAGATLLLLVFLGLVSAAVVRGRRVRCACFGSLSAADLSWTSVLRNAVLVGLAAIVAARPATWGAAARSVDGGGVVLALGGVVGALAVSTALLARLQLDLLRRYGEVLNRLDSGAAPGTTTLREPDSLIEVGAVAPGVTVGELDRGPVALPSLWGAGRALLLFVSPSCGACRSIMGRVAEFASRHQDVAVAVISPHSPRKTRDSHPGAPIRWLVDRTQAAFEAFGVTRTPIAVLVDEHGEVVETARGSAQVVALLDEVAVTTLSLDDIELFDEAGNPAALRDVVGPEGALLFWNPDCGWCQELQPQLPTHDGAVVGSTVAIVAGPIRADAGPGNGWPVLFDPGRTAARVAESPGTPSLIRLAGGQPLGPAAAGGPAVLEALGVTVDG, via the coding sequence ATGGACGTCTTGGTGTTGGCCAGCGCGGCCGTGGTCAGCGCGGTGGTGGCGGTGGCGGCGGCGGGCAAGCTGCGCGATCCCGACGGCCTGGTGGGGGCGCTACCCGGCCTGGGGATCTCCGATCGCCACGGCCGTCTGATCGGGAGGTCGCTCCCGGTGGTGGAGCTGGCGCTGGGCGCGGCGTTGTGGGTGCCGGTGACGCGGCGGTGGGCGGGTGCCGGGGCGACGCTGCTCCTGCTCGTCTTCCTGGGTCTGGTGAGCGCCGCGGTGGTGCGGGGGCGACGGGTTCGTTGCGCCTGCTTCGGTTCGCTGAGCGCAGCCGACCTGTCGTGGACGTCGGTCCTGCGCAACGCGGTCCTCGTGGGGCTGGCCGCGATCGTTGCGGCACGGCCGGCCACGTGGGGCGCGGCCGCCCGCTCCGTCGACGGCGGCGGCGTCGTGCTCGCCCTCGGTGGGGTGGTGGGTGCGCTCGCGGTGTCCACTGCGCTGCTCGCCCGCCTCCAACTCGACCTGCTCCGGCGTTACGGCGAGGTCCTGAACCGGCTGGACAGCGGAGCCGCTCCCGGCACGACCACGCTTCGGGAGCCCGACTCGTTGATCGAGGTCGGTGCCGTGGCGCCCGGCGTGACCGTCGGCGAGCTCGACCGCGGGCCGGTGGCGCTGCCGTCGCTGTGGGGCGCAGGCCGCGCCCTGCTCCTGTTCGTGAGCCCGAGCTGCGGTGCGTGCCGATCGATCATGGGGCGCGTCGCCGAGTTCGCGAGCCGGCACCAGGACGTCGCGGTGGCGGTGATCTCGCCGCACAGCCCCCGCAAGACGCGCGACTCGCACCCGGGCGCGCCGATCCGTTGGTTGGTCGACCGCACCCAAGCGGCGTTCGAGGCGTTCGGGGTCACCCGCACGCCGATCGCGGTGTTGGTCGACGAGCACGGTGAGGTGGTCGAGACCGCACGCGGATCCGCACAGGTGGTCGCGCTGCTCGACGAGGTGGCCGTCACGACCTTGTCGCTCGACGACATCGAGCTTTTCGACGAAGCGGGCAACCCGGCCGCGCTCCGCGACGTCGTCGGACCCGAAGGTGCGCTGCTGTTCTGGAACCCGGACTGCGGCTGGTGCCAGGAGCTCCAGCCGCAGCTGCCGACACACGACGGGGCGGTGGTGGGATCCACCGTGGCGATCGTGGCCGGTCCGATCAGAGCCGACGCGGGGCCGGGCAACGGCTGGCCGGTGTTGTTCGACCCGGGAAGGACCGCGGCCCGGGTCGCGGAGTCGCCCGGTACGCCGAGCTTGATCCGGTTGGCAGGCGGGCAGCCGCTCGGGCCCGCCGCGGCCGGCGGCCCGGCCGTCCTCGAAGCCTTGGGGGTGACCGTCGATGGCTGA
- a CDS encoding MerR family transcriptional regulator, producing the protein MSRDTHAVDPDVTAADPTLRIGAAAERAGVSTRTLRYYQEVGLLEPSGRSPGGDRRYSEADLERLARILRLRDVMGFDLDRIRVILAADDRILELRSEVRAGVSQTRRREIVHEAIELNHHQRELVREKLQLLQAFNDELEATAERYRAKADELGVTIVEP; encoded by the coding sequence GTGAGCCGCGACACGCACGCCGTCGACCCCGACGTCACCGCAGCCGACCCCACGCTCCGCATCGGAGCCGCAGCCGAGCGAGCCGGCGTCTCCACCCGGACCCTGCGCTACTACCAGGAAGTCGGCCTGCTGGAACCGTCCGGCCGCAGCCCCGGTGGCGACCGTCGCTACTCCGAAGCCGATCTCGAACGGCTCGCCCGGATCCTGCGACTGCGCGACGTGATGGGCTTCGACCTCGATCGCATCCGCGTGATCCTCGCCGCCGACGACCGGATCCTCGAGCTCCGTTCGGAGGTGCGGGCGGGTGTGTCGCAGACCCGCCGGCGCGAGATCGTCCACGAGGCCATCGAGCTCAACCACCACCAGCGCGAGCTGGTGCGCGAGAAGCTCCAGCTCCTCCAGGCCTTCAACGACGAGCTCGAGGCCACCGCCGAGCGCTACCGAGCCAAGGCCGACGAGCTCGGCGTCACCATCGTCGAGCCCTGA
- a CDS encoding Ig-like domain repeat protein — MTRARRIPVAAMVVVLGLAVAMPIGTALMSTATSAPTPPPTNHPMPVASNDPAVETPAMSADGRYVAFSSPLQTLVAGDTNGASDVFVLDRTTGGVQQASVDSSGTEGDGDSYAPSISADGRYVVFTSTATNLVSGAPGVRAVYRHDLQTGATVLASVLPGGGLPTLLPGASTGGAQQAISDDGRYAVFEYGNPRGVYVRDLVAGTTAQLDVGSGGAAPDGASFDPVISGDGSHVAFESVATNLVAGDTNGVEDVFERPTGSTSIQLVSQQTGGGQTTDAANRPSISQTGDVVAFEWGDAVFVRDVGAGTTTRVAPTGVTPDLRSGDPHVTRDGSAVFFSSDATNLVGGDANSAQDVFRYARSSGAVTRVSVTSAGSSANGSSGAPAPDGDGTIVAFISAATNLGGGVAGRPNMFIRDIAAGTTQVATPAGLPNLVQDGSFEPPGLPHESYFDSFGLPSTTHLGAWQIDRGGVDVIHDVDVPDGLQFLDLNGNGYDPGKISQTITVQEHHLYLVGFTLSANTNGGPTIKTVDVSFGGVTRSFSADLTGHTSSNLGWTGHTFEVAACGLTSSPLVFDSTTPNVDGGQKGPQLDAVTVYDITPPSGLSSCSPPNQGGGATTTSVTSSANPSVSGQSVAWTATVGADGGPAAAGSVQWKVDGVGSGLPVAVGADGTATLVRGDLQPGSHHIEADYLGTDGIDPSQGDLTQTVNKGATTTVVTSSANPVPWGQSVTFTATVSPHAPATSAAGAPGGSVSFSVDGVAASSATLAGGQATFAVDLPPGTHHVAATYAGDTRFTGSQSSAYAESVTCDRTYTGNVSSVVVTSGTACVVGGTIAGSASVVGTGSLALVGATVNVSVSDNRGARLLVCNTHVDGSVVVQASPGPVTVGDPASGCAGNTIVNSLVLVNDTGHVVAVGNQIGRSLVNSGNHDADVRDNTVG, encoded by the coding sequence ATGACGCGCGCACGACGCATCCCGGTCGCGGCCATGGTGGTCGTCTTGGGCCTGGCCGTGGCCATGCCCATCGGCACGGCGCTGATGTCCACCGCCACCTCGGCGCCGACGCCACCGCCGACCAACCACCCGATGCCCGTTGCCTCGAACGACCCCGCGGTCGAGACCCCGGCGATGAGCGCCGACGGACGCTACGTGGCGTTCTCGTCACCGCTGCAGACCTTGGTGGCTGGTGACACGAACGGCGCGAGCGACGTGTTCGTGCTCGACCGGACGACCGGCGGGGTCCAGCAGGCCAGCGTCGACAGCTCCGGCACGGAGGGCGACGGCGACTCATACGCGCCGTCGATCAGCGCCGACGGCCGGTACGTCGTGTTCACGTCGACCGCCACCAACCTCGTGTCGGGCGCGCCCGGTGTGCGGGCGGTGTACCGCCACGACCTGCAGACCGGCGCCACGGTGCTGGCGAGCGTGCTGCCCGGCGGTGGCCTGCCGACGCTGCTCCCCGGGGCGAGCACCGGCGGTGCGCAGCAGGCCATCTCTGACGACGGTCGCTACGCCGTGTTCGAGTACGGCAACCCCCGCGGCGTGTACGTGCGCGACCTCGTCGCGGGTACGACCGCGCAGCTCGACGTCGGCAGCGGCGGCGCGGCGCCGGACGGCGCGAGCTTCGATCCGGTGATCAGCGGCGACGGCTCACACGTCGCGTTCGAGTCCGTCGCCACCAACCTCGTGGCGGGCGACACCAACGGCGTCGAGGACGTGTTCGAGCGACCGACGGGTTCCACGTCGATCCAGCTCGTCAGCCAGCAGACGGGGGGCGGCCAGACCACCGACGCGGCCAACCGCCCGTCGATCAGCCAGACCGGTGACGTGGTGGCGTTCGAGTGGGGTGACGCCGTCTTCGTACGTGACGTCGGTGCCGGTACCACCACACGCGTCGCGCCCACCGGGGTGACGCCAGACCTGCGGTCCGGCGACCCGCACGTGACCCGTGACGGTTCCGCGGTGTTCTTCTCGTCCGACGCCACCAACTTGGTCGGCGGCGACGCCAACAGCGCGCAGGACGTGTTCCGCTACGCGCGGTCGTCCGGCGCGGTCACGCGGGTGAGCGTCACGTCGGCCGGCAGCTCGGCCAACGGCTCGAGCGGTGCGCCCGCGCCCGACGGCGACGGAACGATCGTGGCGTTCATCTCTGCGGCCACCAACCTCGGCGGCGGGGTGGCGGGCCGTCCCAACATGTTCATCCGTGACATCGCGGCGGGCACCACCCAGGTCGCCACGCCGGCGGGGTTGCCCAACTTGGTGCAAGACGGCAGCTTTGAGCCCCCGGGCCTCCCGCACGAGAGCTACTTCGACAGCTTCGGGCTCCCGAGCACGACCCACTTGGGCGCCTGGCAGATCGACCGGGGTGGCGTCGACGTGATCCACGACGTCGATGTCCCCGATGGCCTGCAGTTCCTCGACTTGAACGGGAACGGGTACGACCCGGGGAAGATCTCCCAGACCATCACCGTGCAGGAGCACCACCTGTACCTGGTCGGGTTCACGCTGTCGGCGAATACCAACGGCGGGCCCACGATCAAGACCGTCGACGTGTCCTTCGGTGGCGTCACCCGCTCGTTCAGCGCGGACCTCACCGGTCACACCAGCTCGAACCTCGGCTGGACGGGGCATACGTTCGAAGTGGCCGCGTGCGGGCTCACATCGAGCCCTCTGGTGTTCGACTCGACGACGCCGAACGTCGACGGTGGCCAAAAGGGCCCGCAGCTCGACGCCGTCACCGTGTACGACATCACGCCGCCGAGCGGGTTGTCCTCATGCTCGCCGCCGAACCAGGGTGGTGGGGCGACCACCACCTCGGTGACGTCGTCGGCCAACCCCTCGGTCTCGGGGCAGTCGGTCGCGTGGACGGCCACGGTGGGAGCCGACGGCGGCCCGGCCGCGGCCGGCAGCGTCCAGTGGAAGGTCGACGGAGTCGGCTCGGGTCTGCCGGTGGCGGTTGGCGCCGACGGCACCGCGACGCTCGTTCGTGGCGACCTCCAACCCGGTTCGCACCACATCGAGGCCGACTACCTCGGCACCGACGGGATCGATCCGAGCCAAGGCGACCTGACCCAGACGGTCAACAAGGGCGCCACCACCACCGTGGTGACGTCGAGCGCCAACCCGGTGCCGTGGGGCCAGTCCGTCACATTCACCGCGACCGTGAGCCCCCACGCGCCGGCCACGTCGGCCGCCGGAGCCCCCGGTGGGTCGGTGTCGTTCTCGGTCGACGGCGTGGCAGCCTCGTCGGCAACCCTGGCGGGCGGTCAGGCGACCTTTGCGGTCGACCTGCCGCCGGGCACGCACCACGTCGCGGCCACGTACGCGGGCGACACCCGCTTCACCGGCAGCCAGTCCTCGGCGTACGCCGAATCGGTGACGTGTGATCGCACGTACACCGGCAACGTGAGCTCGGTGGTCGTCACGAGCGGCACCGCTTGTGTCGTCGGCGGCACGATCGCGGGCTCGGCGTCGGTCGTGGGCACCGGATCGCTCGCCCTCGTGGGCGCCACGGTCAACGTGTCGGTGTCCGACAACCGGGGTGCCCGGTTGCTGGTGTGCAACACCCACGTGGACGGTTCGGTCGTGGTCCAGGCGTCGCCGGGCCCGGTCACCGTCGGCGACCCGGCGAGCGGATGCGCGGGGAACACCATCGTCAACAGCCTGGTGCTGGTGAACGACACCGGTCACGTGGTGGCCGTCGGCAACCAGATCGGTCGTTCGCTCGTGAACTCCGGCAACCACGACGCCGACGTGCGCGACAACACGGTGGGCTGA